One window from the genome of Candidatus Sericytochromatia bacterium encodes:
- a CDS encoding Mrp/NBP35 family ATP-binding protein gives MPTVEDILALLRDIEVPDLGHDLVSLGMVQDLKIMHGIVTFTVTIKPGATALQGRLDAPLKQAVRAIEGVNDVAIHWLVTPEKPATSARPAGKGAPPGGPAALPPGVKTVIAVGSGKGGVGKSTVTVNLALALAATGARVGVLDADIYGPSVPYLLGVPEQKPTVRNDKLVPIEAFGLKVMSMGFLLPDPDEPVVWRGPMLAGAMRQFFQDVDWGELDHLVVDLPPGTGDVPLSLVQLVPVNGAVIVLTPQPIAAAIGTKTLRMLEAAHTPILGVVENMSHFVCEHCGSETDIFTRGGGRTVAEHAGVALLGEIPLDPVIRASGDAGCPVVVAAPTSPQAVAFHQLARAVQERLLATAASATRP, from the coding sequence ATGCCGACCGTTGAAGACATTCTGGCCCTTTTGCGAGACATCGAAGTGCCCGACCTTGGACACGACTTGGTGTCCCTCGGCATGGTGCAAGACCTGAAAATCATGCACGGAATCGTGACCTTCACGGTGACGATCAAGCCCGGCGCCACGGCCCTCCAAGGTCGCCTCGACGCGCCCCTGAAACAGGCGGTTCGCGCCATTGAGGGGGTCAACGACGTGGCGATCCACTGGCTCGTCACCCCGGAAAAGCCGGCAACCAGCGCGCGCCCTGCCGGCAAGGGCGCGCCTCCGGGCGGGCCGGCCGCTCTGCCACCCGGCGTCAAGACCGTGATTGCGGTGGGCTCCGGCAAAGGGGGCGTCGGAAAATCCACGGTGACGGTCAACCTGGCGTTGGCCCTGGCGGCCACCGGTGCCCGGGTCGGAGTGCTCGACGCAGACATCTACGGACCGAGCGTGCCCTACCTGCTGGGGGTCCCGGAACAGAAACCAACGGTGCGCAACGACAAGCTCGTGCCGATCGAAGCGTTTGGCCTCAAGGTCATGTCGATGGGCTTCCTGCTGCCGGACCCGGACGAGCCGGTGGTCTGGCGCGGACCGATGCTGGCGGGCGCCATGCGGCAATTTTTCCAGGACGTGGACTGGGGCGAACTGGACCACCTGGTGGTGGATCTTCCCCCCGGCACGGGGGATGTGCCGCTCTCGCTGGTCCAGTTGGTGCCGGTCAATGGTGCCGTGATTGTGCTGACGCCGCAACCGATCGCGGCCGCGATCGGAACGAAAACGCTGCGAATGCTCGAAGCCGCGCACACCCCGATTCTGGGCGTGGTGGAGAACATGAGTCACTTCGTCTGCGAGCACTGTGGCTCAGAGACCGACATCTTCACCCGTGGGGGCGGGCGGACGGTGGCAGAACACGCCGGCGTCGCCCTGCTGGGCGAGATCCCGCTCGACCCCGTGATCCGGGCAAGTGGCGACGCAGGCTGCCCGGTGGTGGTGGCCGCTCCCACCAGTCCTCAAGCAGTCGCATTTCACCAGCTGGCACGCGCCGTGCAGGAACGCTTGCTGGCCACGGCCGCCTCTGCCACCCGTCCCTAA
- a CDS encoding discoidin domain-containing protein gives MHRFFAGCLTGVLVLVAGCRSAAVLPTPPAARLAIAPEASASETRWETRFEVDPLHGAAFEQGQPLVGAPPGAPPLIAPLDVSHDLPSGKTRVTWQLTHAASRPGHLQVSLSAEGLPGGGQVAWRLLPGESRELVGEFENPGAGGFQVRMKLTVGWPATAPQARYAVRQTSAWRASASGSYGALVPARSIDGDAATQWAHDGYRAPSAWLAIDLGQRIALPGLRLKIPPFTGAATYRIETSDDAQSWQTVVSGLRNLTWQSESRAFPSGTWARHVRLVFTNDVAAPENRFSVFEVGLLSAPVAGPTASPTATPLPSPAPSVTPVASPSPTASVQPSPTPTLAGTWRRDFETDPLGSDPVDFIDPRQEGYRYDWMPEVPWRVTAVGNSKQYLHDGLANKAFLSFRRWRGNALGQADGRLPDRYFTELDVTPLRSYTYSPTGDQGTQVYYLDPLRYAEVLIKPSLFEVWIADGAAPFQSRGWSRLFYAPLVTAAGQRRKLGALVDATAGRLQVFVDGNPLATVSHPLISTQPHYFALRGAGNQVVHDNILIQPR, from the coding sequence ATGCATCGATTCTTTGCAGGATGTCTGACGGGTGTGCTGGTCTTGGTGGCCGGCTGTCGGAGCGCCGCGGTGCTGCCCACGCCGCCCGCGGCCCGTCTGGCGATCGCCCCGGAGGCCAGCGCTTCGGAAACGCGCTGGGAAACTCGCTTCGAGGTGGACCCGCTGCACGGGGCGGCGTTCGAGCAGGGCCAGCCCCTGGTGGGCGCGCCTCCTGGCGCCCCGCCCCTGATCGCGCCGCTCGACGTCAGCCACGATCTCCCATCGGGGAAAACCAGGGTCACCTGGCAACTGACCCATGCGGCCAGCAGGCCGGGCCACTTGCAAGTCTCGCTGAGCGCCGAGGGACTGCCTGGGGGCGGGCAGGTGGCCTGGCGGCTGCTACCTGGTGAATCGCGCGAGCTCGTCGGGGAGTTCGAGAACCCCGGCGCGGGTGGCTTTCAGGTTCGCATGAAGCTCACGGTCGGCTGGCCCGCTACAGCGCCCCAAGCGCGGTATGCGGTGCGCCAGACCTCCGCCTGGCGGGCCAGCGCCAGCGGAAGCTATGGCGCCCTGGTGCCCGCTCGAAGCATCGATGGGGATGCGGCCACGCAGTGGGCGCACGATGGCTACCGGGCCCCCTCAGCCTGGCTGGCGATCGACCTCGGCCAGCGCATCGCATTGCCTGGCCTGCGGCTCAAGATACCTCCCTTCACGGGGGCTGCAACGTATCGCATCGAGACGTCCGATGATGCCCAGAGCTGGCAAACGGTCGTTTCCGGCTTGCGCAACCTGACTTGGCAATCGGAAAGCCGGGCATTTCCGTCCGGGACGTGGGCACGCCACGTGCGGTTGGTCTTCACCAACGATGTCGCGGCCCCTGAAAACCGCTTCAGCGTCTTCGAGGTGGGCCTGTTGTCGGCCCCCGTGGCTGGCCCCACGGCTTCTCCGACGGCGACGCCCCTTCCCTCACCAGCCCCCAGCGTCACACCGGTAGCAAGCCCGAGCCCGACCGCCTCGGTCCAGCCATCGCCCACGCCGACCTTGGCAGGGACGTGGCGCCGGGATTTCGAAACGGACCCGCTCGGGAGTGACCCGGTCGACTTCATCGATCCTCGGCAGGAGGGTTATCGCTACGACTGGATGCCCGAGGTGCCCTGGCGCGTGACCGCCGTCGGAAACAGCAAGCAGTACCTGCACGATGGCCTAGCCAACAAGGCCTTTCTGAGCTTCCGTCGCTGGCGCGGGAATGCCCTGGGGCAGGCGGACGGTCGGCTGCCCGACCGCTACTTCACCGAGCTGGATGTCACGCCCCTGCGCAGTTACACCTACAGTCCGACGGGGGACCAGGGCACCCAGGTCTATTATCTCGACCCCCTTCGCTACGCCGAGGTGCTGATCAAACCTTCCCTGTTCGAGGTCTGGATTGCGGATGGAGCCGCCCCGTTTCAATCGCGCGGCTGGTCTCGTCTCTTCTATGCACCCTTGGTCACCGCCGCCGGGCAACGCCGCAAGTTGGGCGCCCTGGTGGATGCGACGGCCGGTCGCCTGCAGGTGTTCGTCGACGGGAATCCGCTGGCCACCGTCAGCCACCCCCTGATCAGCACGCAGCCTCATTATTTTGCGCTGCGTGGGGCGGGCAACCAGGTGGTTCATGACAACATCCTGATCCAGCCGCGCTGA
- the lysA gene encoding diaminopimelate decarboxylase, protein MMASPCTAPNTQLRPLSAQRSAAGELLLGGCRAEDLAAAHGTPLLVLDEQTLREACRAYTTALAAHYPPGGRVLYASKALALQAIHALVHQEGLGLDVVSAGELHTALTAGVPAAACVLQGNNKTREELRSALQGQVGRINVDNLDELQTLIALAHETDCTTRVLLRVAPGIEAHTHEFIRTGQEDSKFGLDLKSGQLDTALEWLKGQTHVAWLGLQAHIGSQIFDAQAFDTTAEVMVGLLVEIRERHGLTATELDLGGGLGIVYTDADGPPAIAAVVERLCRAVLDACARADYPPPRLVLEPGRSIVGSAGVTLYRVGARKEVPGIRTYVAVDGGMGDNPRPITYGARYTAEPAGTARPGGERVTIAGRYCESGDILLSDVDLPPLVAGDLLAVYGTGAYTYAMASQYNRVGRPAVLLVSDGRADLIAARESLDDLVRLDRLPARLRGTSA, encoded by the coding sequence ATGATGGCCTCCCCGTGCACCGCCCCCAACACGCAACTTCGCCCGCTCTCCGCCCAGCGCTCCGCGGCCGGTGAGTTGCTGCTGGGCGGTTGCCGGGCGGAAGACCTGGCGGCCGCTCACGGCACGCCTCTGCTGGTCCTGGATGAGCAAACCCTGCGCGAGGCGTGCCGGGCCTACACGACGGCCCTGGCCGCCCATTACCCCCCGGGCGGACGCGTCCTTTATGCCAGCAAGGCCCTGGCCTTGCAAGCGATTCACGCCCTGGTCCACCAGGAGGGACTGGGCCTGGATGTGGTGTCGGCGGGCGAGCTCCATACCGCCCTGACGGCCGGGGTGCCGGCCGCCGCGTGCGTGCTGCAGGGCAACAACAAGACCCGCGAGGAGTTGCGGAGTGCGCTGCAGGGTCAGGTGGGACGCATCAATGTCGACAATCTGGACGAACTCCAGACGCTGATCGCGCTGGCCCACGAAACCGACTGCACCACCCGGGTGTTGCTGCGGGTGGCGCCAGGCATCGAGGCCCATACGCACGAATTCATCCGGACGGGCCAGGAGGATTCCAAATTCGGACTCGACCTCAAGAGCGGTCAGCTCGACACCGCCCTCGAATGGCTCAAGGGTCAAACGCACGTGGCGTGGCTTGGGCTGCAAGCCCACATCGGTTCCCAAATTTTTGATGCTCAGGCCTTCGACACCACCGCAGAGGTGATGGTCGGGTTGCTGGTGGAGATTCGTGAACGCCACGGGCTGACCGCCACCGAACTGGACCTGGGGGGCGGGCTCGGGATCGTCTACACCGACGCGGATGGCCCCCCCGCAATCGCGGCGGTGGTGGAGCGACTCTGTCGGGCGGTCCTGGACGCTTGTGCGCGGGCAGACTATCCCCCTCCCCGGCTGGTGCTGGAGCCCGGCCGGTCGATCGTAGGCAGCGCGGGCGTCACGCTCTATCGGGTGGGTGCGCGCAAGGAAGTGCCGGGGATCCGGACCTACGTGGCCGTCGACGGGGGCATGGGAGACAACCCTCGACCGATCACCTATGGCGCCCGCTATACAGCCGAGCCGGCCGGCACAGCTCGACCGGGAGGCGAGCGGGTGACGATTGCGGGACGCTATTGTGAAAGTGGCGACATCTTGCTGAGCGACGTGGACCTGCCGCCCCTGGTGGCAGGCGACCTGCTGGCCGTGTATGGGACCGGGGCATACACCTACGCCATGGCCAGCCAGTACAATCGGGTCGGGCGTCCCGCTGTGCTGCTCGTATCGGACGGCCGCGCGGACCTGATTGCCGCGCGGGAAAGCCTGGATGACCTGGTGCGCCTGGATCGGCTCCCGGCCCGCCTCAGGGGGACATCCGCGTGA
- a CDS encoding isoprenyl transferase: protein MSTPSTKHAWPGLDRDRLPRHVAVIMDGNRRWAKRKLLGGFQGHRAGVETVRILVRLCRELGIQHLTLYAFSTENWRRSDEEVTFLMSLFEEVIQRELADLDRNGVRLRFIGDVPGLPASLQSLIRMAEAKTAGNSHVNLNIAANYGGRWEIVEAARQLATRVQAGTLAPEAIDESLLSACLCTDGQPDPDLLIRTSGEARLSNFLLWQLAYTELYLTDVLWPEFRQPQFLDALLSFQARERRFGGTQTAPVAAAH, encoded by the coding sequence ATGTCCACACCCTCAACCAAGCATGCCTGGCCTGGCCTGGATCGCGACCGTCTCCCGCGACACGTCGCGGTGATCATGGACGGCAATCGCCGCTGGGCCAAGCGCAAACTCCTGGGTGGTTTCCAGGGACACCGCGCCGGGGTCGAGACGGTCCGTATCCTGGTACGCCTGTGTCGCGAACTGGGCATCCAGCATCTGACGCTGTACGCCTTCTCGACCGAGAACTGGCGCCGCTCCGATGAAGAGGTGACCTTTTTGATGTCACTGTTCGAAGAGGTGATTCAACGGGAACTGGCGGACCTGGACCGGAATGGCGTACGTCTGCGCTTCATCGGGGACGTCCCGGGCTTGCCCGCCTCGCTGCAATCGCTGATTCGCATGGCCGAAGCCAAGACGGCCGGCAACAGCCACGTCAACCTCAACATTGCGGCCAACTACGGCGGTCGCTGGGAGATCGTCGAGGCGGCGCGCCAGCTGGCGACCAGGGTGCAAGCCGGCACGCTGGCGCCGGAGGCAATTGATGAGTCCTTGCTGTCGGCTTGTCTGTGCACCGACGGACAGCCCGACCCGGACCTGCTGATTCGCACCAGCGGCGAAGCGCGCCTGAGCAATTTCCTGCTCTGGCAACTGGCCTACACGGAACTGTACCTGACGGACGTGTTGTGGCCTGAATTCCGGCAACCGCAGTTTTTGGACGCCCTGCTGAGTTTCCAGGCGCGCGAACGGCGCTTCGGGGGCACCCAAACGGCCCCAGTGGCCGCCGCGCACTGA
- the holA gene encoding DNA polymerase III subunit delta, translating into MAAPTAQVHLYHGADEFARVTACKQLEQAVLSADWRTFNLTQLGPDASAAQALSALQTPPFGLGGRVVLVQDAEYLVGKVEDPGVEALEALLLTRPLAVPAGNHLVFNSLRVDARLKLVKGLLAAGDVREFAEIKPWQVAERLGPWVQEQLRAQRRKMTPDAQAALLEATGGDRRRLGHELDKLVVAVDEGATITLDTVRRLVPHGDLQVFALTDALARRDLPGTLLALQRLLESDHPLKVLAAVTTIVRGWVRPKALQEQGQALAAIARATGARSEFKLRKDLEALRGWRSHQLREALERLHQVDLEIKRGAWPTDAHGLRLELLFVQMLRSEG; encoded by the coding sequence ATGGCCGCTCCCACCGCGCAAGTTCACCTGTACCACGGGGCCGACGAATTCGCGCGCGTGACCGCCTGCAAACAACTGGAGCAGGCCGTGCTTTCCGCCGACTGGCGAACCTTCAACCTGACGCAACTCGGCCCTGACGCCTCGGCGGCGCAGGCCTTGTCGGCCCTGCAAACGCCGCCGTTCGGTTTGGGCGGTCGCGTGGTCCTGGTGCAGGATGCCGAGTACCTGGTCGGCAAGGTCGAAGACCCTGGCGTTGAAGCCCTCGAAGCCCTGCTGCTGACCCGACCGCTGGCGGTTCCTGCGGGCAATCACCTGGTCTTCAACAGCCTCCGGGTGGATGCGCGCCTGAAACTCGTGAAGGGCCTCCTGGCGGCTGGCGACGTTCGGGAATTTGCTGAGATCAAACCCTGGCAGGTGGCGGAGCGCTTGGGACCTTGGGTTCAGGAACAGCTGCGCGCCCAGCGCCGAAAGATGACGCCGGATGCCCAGGCAGCCCTGCTGGAGGCCACGGGCGGCGACCGCCGTCGCCTGGGTCACGAACTGGACAAGCTGGTGGTCGCCGTCGACGAGGGTGCCACGATCACCCTCGACACCGTACGACGACTGGTTCCCCACGGCGATCTACAGGTGTTTGCCCTGACGGATGCGCTGGCGCGGCGCGATCTGCCCGGCACCCTGCTCGCCCTGCAGAGGCTTCTGGAGAGCGACCACCCCTTGAAGGTACTGGCCGCCGTCACCACCATCGTGCGCGGTTGGGTGCGCCCGAAAGCGCTCCAGGAGCAGGGCCAGGCCCTGGCGGCGATCGCCCGTGCGACCGGTGCCCGTTCGGAATTCAAATTGCGCAAGGACCTCGAGGCCCTGCGTGGCTGGCGCAGCCACCAGTTGCGAGAGGCGCTGGAACGCCTGCACCAGGTGGACCTCGAGATCAAGCGCGGGGCCTGGCCAACCGATGCTCACGGCCTCCGCCTTGAACTGCTCTTCGTTCAGATGCTGCGTTCCGAGGGGTAA
- the cdaA gene encoding diadenylate cyclase CdaA, translated as MTPELTRFLTGIRWQDLLDILLVSFVLYRFFLLIKGTRAVQLLRGMLLLLLAYLVSHALELNTITWLVQSMATMIIVAIPVVFQPELRRALAHIGQGEIFRGGDLFQRRSASAPKVLDEIQGAVRYLSRQKIGALIILERTTGLTEFIETGTPLDAMVTTDLLSTIFVPNTPLHDGAVIIQGDRIAAAGAVLPLSEGLRRSGPAGKRQVGTRHRAAIGLTETSDAIAIVVSEETGTVSVATGGQLKRHLTEEALKDLLTSAFALTRRPNHTQPLTTLFFARKPHATDELSPTN; from the coding sequence GTGACGCCGGAGCTCACCCGATTTTTGACCGGCATCCGCTGGCAGGATTTGCTCGATATCCTGCTGGTCAGTTTCGTCCTGTACCGTTTCTTCCTGCTCATCAAAGGCACGCGCGCCGTCCAGTTGCTGAGAGGGATGCTGCTGCTGCTGCTGGCCTATCTGGTCAGCCACGCGCTGGAACTGAACACGATCACCTGGCTGGTGCAGAGCATGGCGACCATGATCATCGTCGCCATTCCCGTCGTGTTTCAACCCGAACTGCGGCGGGCGCTGGCCCACATCGGACAGGGTGAAATCTTCCGGGGAGGGGATCTGTTTCAGCGGCGCAGCGCCAGCGCCCCCAAGGTGCTCGACGAGATTCAGGGCGCGGTGCGGTATCTGTCCCGCCAGAAGATCGGGGCCCTGATCATCCTCGAACGGACGACGGGCCTGACCGAATTCATCGAGACGGGTACGCCGCTGGATGCGATGGTGACGACCGACCTGCTCAGCACGATTTTCGTTCCCAATACCCCCTTGCACGACGGCGCCGTGATCATCCAGGGCGATCGCATCGCGGCGGCCGGGGCCGTCCTGCCCCTGTCGGAGGGCCTGCGCCGTTCGGGCCCTGCCGGCAAACGCCAGGTAGGGACGCGCCACCGCGCGGCCATTGGTTTGACGGAGACTTCGGATGCGATCGCCATCGTGGTCTCGGAAGAAACCGGCACCGTCTCGGTGGCCACGGGAGGCCAGCTGAAGCGCCATCTGACGGAAGAGGCCCTGAAGGACCTGTTGACCTCCGCCTTTGCGCTGACCCGCCGTCCGAACCACACCCAACCGCTGACGACCCTGTTCTTCGCGCGCAAACCGCATGCCACAGACGAACTCTCCCCCACCAACTGA
- a CDS encoding GGDEF domain-containing protein — MNEPVSAAELNAPASLPELLETVQRLTRQLETAETRLREVGMRDPDSDLFSYRYFLGRLSEEVARADRFGTELSCLMIALDQPEPSGLAEVAQQLKDACRQYDVPARWGRHELVMLLPETDLDGAQTFAERFRLRVASHFEGPSTLSGLTISVGLTTYPGPGVEDAEQLLACADAAAFHARSEGGNRTFIRQANA; from the coding sequence ATGAACGAACCCGTCTCCGCCGCCGAACTGAATGCCCCCGCCTCGCTGCCTGAACTGCTCGAGACGGTGCAGCGACTCACCCGCCAGCTCGAAACAGCCGAGACACGCCTTCGCGAGGTTGGGATGCGCGACCCTGATAGCGATCTGTTCAGCTATCGCTACTTTCTCGGGCGCCTGTCCGAGGAGGTGGCGCGTGCGGATCGCTTCGGCACCGAGTTGAGTTGCCTGATGATCGCGCTGGACCAACCCGAGCCGAGCGGCCTCGCGGAGGTCGCCCAGCAACTCAAGGACGCTTGTCGTCAGTACGATGTCCCCGCCCGTTGGGGTCGCCACGAACTGGTCATGCTGTTGCCCGAGACGGACCTGGACGGGGCCCAGACCTTCGCCGAACGCTTTCGTCTGCGGGTCGCGTCCCACTTCGAGGGGCCCTCAACCCTCTCCGGACTGACCATCTCGGTCGGCCTGACAACCTACCCGGGCCCCGGGGTGGAAGACGCTGAACAGTTGCTCGCGTGTGCCGATGCAGCGGCCTTCCACGCCCGCAGCGAGGGGGGCAACCGAACCTTCATCCGGCAGGCCAACGCCTGA